The Rhodopseudomonas palustris genome window below encodes:
- a CDS encoding NADH-quinone oxidoreductase subunit NuoF, translating into MSIRIFIPRDSGALAVGADEVAAELSRVAHERDVSLDLVRPGSRGLYWLEPMLEVETQAGRVAFGPTTIADVPSILEAILSDGDHPLKLGLTEQIPWLKRQTRLTFVRCGIVDPRSIDDYRAHGGYKGLERALKLSSNAIIDDVVKSGLRGRGGAGFPTGTKWRTVAQAGRGQKYICCNADEGDSGTFADRMLMEGDPFMVIEGMTIAGIAVGATKGYIYIRSEYPHAVEAMNAAIEAARRTGYLGDHICHSTDSFDIEVRVGAGAYICGEETSMLESLEGKRGTVRAKPPLPAHKGLFGRPTVINNVLTFSAVPYILDGGAQAYADCGMGRSRGTKPIQLGGNVKHGGLFEVAFGITLGELIDDIGGGTLSGRPVRAVQVGGPLGAYFPRALFDTPFDYEAFAARSGMVGHGGVVVFDDTVDMAKQARFAMEFCAIESCGKCTPCRIGSTRGAETVDRIIAGDKPAANIAVLEDLCNTMKFGSLCALGGLAPIPVLSALTHFPEDFGLAPRRLQAAE; encoded by the coding sequence ATGAGCATCCGCATCTTCATCCCGCGCGATTCCGGCGCGCTCGCGGTCGGCGCCGACGAGGTCGCGGCCGAACTGAGCCGCGTCGCGCATGAGCGCGACGTCTCGCTCGATCTGGTCCGCCCCGGCTCGCGCGGGCTGTATTGGCTGGAGCCGATGCTCGAAGTGGAGACACAGGCCGGTCGCGTCGCCTTCGGGCCGACCACGATCGCGGATGTGCCGTCTATCCTCGAAGCGATTTTGTCTGACGGCGATCATCCGCTGAAACTCGGCCTCACCGAGCAGATTCCCTGGCTGAAGCGGCAGACGCGCCTCACCTTCGTCCGCTGCGGCATCGTCGATCCGCGCTCGATCGACGATTATCGCGCCCATGGCGGCTACAAGGGGCTGGAACGCGCGCTGAAGCTGAGCTCGAACGCGATCATCGACGACGTCGTCAAATCCGGGCTGCGCGGCCGCGGCGGCGCCGGATTTCCGACCGGCACCAAATGGCGCACCGTGGCGCAGGCCGGCCGCGGCCAGAAATACATCTGCTGCAACGCCGACGAAGGCGACAGCGGCACCTTCGCCGACCGGATGCTGATGGAGGGCGATCCCTTCATGGTGATCGAGGGCATGACGATCGCCGGGATCGCGGTCGGCGCCACCAAGGGCTACATCTATATCCGCTCGGAATATCCGCACGCGGTGGAGGCGATGAACGCCGCCATCGAGGCGGCGCGTCGCACCGGCTATCTCGGCGATCACATCTGCCACTCGACCGATTCTTTCGATATCGAAGTGAGAGTCGGCGCCGGTGCCTATATCTGCGGCGAGGAGACCTCGATGCTGGAGAGCCTCGAGGGCAAGCGCGGCACGGTGCGCGCCAAGCCGCCGCTGCCGGCCCACAAGGGGCTGTTCGGCCGGCCGACCGTGATCAACAACGTGCTGACCTTCTCGGCGGTGCCGTACATTCTCGACGGGGGCGCGCAGGCCTATGCGGATTGCGGCATGGGCCGCTCGCGCGGCACCAAGCCGATCCAGCTCGGCGGCAACGTCAAGCACGGCGGGCTGTTCGAGGTCGCGTTCGGCATCACGCTGGGCGAACTGATCGACGACATCGGCGGCGGCACGCTGAGCGGCCGCCCGGTCCGTGCGGTGCAGGTCGGCGGCCCGCTCGGCGCGTATTTCCCACGGGCGCTGTTCGACACGCCGTTCGACTACGAGGCTTTTGCTGCAAGGAGCGGCATGGTCGGGCACGGCGGCGTGGTGGTGTTCGACGACACCGTCGACATGGCCAAGCAGGCGCGGTTCGCGATGGAGTTCTGCGCGATCGAATCCTGCGGCAAATGCACCCCGTGTCGCATCGGCTCCACCCGCGGCGCCGAGACCGTCGACAGGATCATCGCCGGCGACAAGCCCGCCGCCAATATCGCCGTGCTCGAAGACCTCTGCAACACCATGAAGTTCGGCTCGCTGTGCGCGCTGGGCGGGCTGGCGCCGATCCCGGTGCTGTCGGCGCTCACGCACTTCCCGGAAGATTTCGGCCTCGCGCCGCGCCGCCTGCAGGCTGCGGAATAA
- a CDS encoding formate dehydrogenase subunit delta: MSPDQLVHMANQIGTFFRSQGPDRAVPGIAEHLKKFWDPRMRKAIVAHLDAGGEGLAPDVRAAVEALKTTQ; this comes from the coding sequence ATGTCGCCTGACCAGCTGGTCCATATGGCCAATCAGATCGGCACCTTCTTTCGCAGTCAGGGCCCGGACAGAGCGGTGCCCGGCATCGCCGAACACCTGAAGAAGTTCTGGGATCCGCGGATGCGCAAGGCGATCGTCGCGCATCTCGATGCGGGCGGCGAAGGGCTCGCGCCGGACGTGCGCGCGGCCGTGGAGGCACTGAAAACGACACAATAA
- a CDS encoding formate dehydrogenase subunit gamma gives MHNETWDPTRAAEIIAGLTHKEGPTLVILHALQEAFGYVPAAAEPMVAQALNLSRAEIHGVLTFYPDFRREPPGRHVLKLCRAEACQAAGGDALAARIENRLGVGFGATTADGAVTLEPIYCLGLCATAPAAMLDDRVIGRLDASRLDALMAEAQR, from the coding sequence ATGCATAATGAGACATGGGATCCGACCCGCGCCGCTGAGATCATCGCCGGGTTGACGCACAAGGAGGGGCCGACGCTGGTGATCCTGCACGCGCTGCAGGAAGCGTTCGGCTATGTGCCGGCAGCCGCCGAGCCGATGGTGGCGCAGGCGCTGAACCTGTCGCGCGCCGAGATCCACGGCGTGCTGACCTTCTATCCGGATTTCCGGCGCGAACCGCCCGGCCGCCACGTGCTGAAGCTGTGCCGCGCCGAGGCCTGCCAGGCCGCCGGCGGCGATGCGCTGGCGGCGCGGATCGAAAACCGGCTCGGGGTCGGGTTCGGCGCCACCACGGCGGACGGCGCGGTGACGCTGGAGCCGATCTATTGCCTCGGCCTGTGCGCCACGGCGCCGGCGGCTATGCTCGACGACCGCGTGATCGGCCGGCTCGATGCGTCGCGCCTCGACGCCCTGATGGCGGAGGCGCAGCGATGA
- a CDS encoding class I SAM-dependent methyltransferase has protein sequence MIRSEISADPSWPVDATSRMNRMYRYQRHIYDTTRRYYLLGRDELIAGLAPAAGDNVLEIGCGTGRNLIAAASRYPDARFYGFDVSTEMLTSAISAIARAGLSGSAKVAHGDATSFTAQAVFGQPIAFDRVMISYSLSMIPDWTAVIERAVASLKPGGQLHIVDFGDQSGLPQAIRTALRRWLALFDVTPRDELETTLMQIAVRTGAGLKFDRPYRGYAQAAVLTLPSRRRAP, from the coding sequence ATGATCCGCTCCGAAATTTCTGCTGATCCGTCCTGGCCGGTCGACGCGACGTCGCGCATGAACCGGATGTATCGCTATCAGCGGCACATTTATGATACCACTCGCCGGTACTATCTTCTCGGTCGCGACGAACTGATCGCCGGCCTGGCGCCCGCCGCCGGGGACAATGTGCTGGAAATCGGCTGCGGCACCGGCCGCAATCTGATCGCGGCGGCGAGCCGCTATCCGGACGCGCGCTTCTATGGATTCGACGTGTCGACCGAGATGCTGACTTCGGCGATCAGCGCCATCGCCCGCGCCGGGCTGAGCGGCTCGGCGAAGGTCGCCCATGGCGACGCCACCAGCTTCACCGCGCAGGCGGTGTTCGGCCAGCCGATCGCGTTCGACCGGGTGATGATCTCCTACAGCCTGTCGATGATCCCGGACTGGACCGCGGTGATCGAGCGGGCGGTCGCCAGCCTGAAGCCGGGCGGCCAGTTGCACATCGTCGATTTCGGCGACCAGAGTGGCTTGCCGCAGGCGATCCGCACTGCACTGCGCCGCTGGCTGGCGCTGTTCGACGTCACGCCCCGCGATGAACTCGAAACGACGCTGATGCAGATCGCGGTGCGCACCGGCGCCGGGCTGAAATTCGACAGGCCGTATCGCGGCTACGCGCAGGCCGCGGTGCTGACCCTGCCGTCGCGGCGCCGCGCGCCGTGA
- a CDS encoding multidrug efflux SMR transporter: MSGWLALLAAGLMEIVWAVGLKHSDGFTRFWPALGTLVAILASFGLMSIALKSLPFGTAYAVWTGIGAAGSIVVGMAAYGEPANAVRVLCLSMIVAGMIGLKLSTPA; the protein is encoded by the coding sequence GTGAGCGGATGGCTCGCGCTGCTCGCAGCGGGCCTGATGGAGATCGTCTGGGCGGTGGGCCTGAAGCACTCCGACGGCTTCACCCGCTTCTGGCCGGCGCTCGGCACGCTGGTGGCGATTCTCGCGAGTTTCGGCCTGATGAGCATCGCCCTGAAGTCGCTGCCGTTCGGCACCGCCTATGCGGTGTGGACCGGAATCGGCGCCGCCGGCAGCATCGTGGTCGGCATGGCGGCCTATGGCGAGCCGGCCAATGCGGTGCGCGTGCTGTGCCTGTCGATGATCGTCGCCGGCATGATCGGGCTCAAGCTCAGCACGCCTGCGTAA
- a CDS encoding BtaA family protein: MNTQQLIADAVRNSKDRSESTIWDRLFSIWFRRLVYTQIWEDPEADLAALQLPIGSTIVTISSGGCNALSYLTAKPAQVFAVDLNEAHLALLKLKLAGLRALPDYEQFWRFFGEGTADDNADLYRQRLRPQLAGDARSYWDERDFRGRARYRYFTDGFYRHGALGSFIGFAHLLAKFAKIDLSVLLKAAPDSPERKAALQQLDRLFHSRFARLLTRTPALLFSLGIPPQQRELLGGDQPLNEVLHQRLLRLINVYPNETNYFAWQALSRSYPGPGDTCLPLYLQRSRYAQMRSGAGLIIPVHENLRVFLENLPARQIDAVVLLDSQDWMAPDEIRALWDAIDRSGKDSVRVIFRTAGAESPLETDALAPLRQVWQRDAERSAIGFDRDRSGIYGGFHCYARANAG; encoded by the coding sequence ATGAATACGCAGCAGCTCATCGCGGACGCGGTCCGCAACAGCAAGGATCGCAGCGAGTCGACGATCTGGGATCGTCTGTTTTCGATCTGGTTCCGCCGTCTGGTCTATACCCAGATCTGGGAAGACCCCGAGGCGGATCTCGCGGCGCTGCAATTGCCGATCGGCTCCACCATCGTGACGATTTCCTCGGGCGGCTGCAACGCGCTGTCCTACCTCACGGCGAAGCCCGCGCAGGTGTTCGCCGTCGATCTCAACGAGGCGCATCTCGCGCTGCTGAAGCTGAAGCTCGCCGGATTGCGGGCGCTGCCGGACTACGAGCAGTTCTGGCGCTTCTTCGGCGAAGGCACCGCCGACGACAATGCCGATCTGTATCGGCAGCGGCTGCGGCCGCAGCTCGCCGGCGACGCGCGCAGCTATTGGGACGAGCGCGATTTCCGCGGCCGCGCGCGCTATCGCTACTTCACCGATGGCTTCTATCGTCACGGCGCGCTCGGCAGCTTCATCGGCTTCGCGCATCTGCTGGCGAAATTCGCCAAGATCGACCTGTCGGTCCTGCTGAAGGCGGCGCCGGACTCGCCCGAGCGCAAGGCAGCGCTGCAGCAGCTCGATCGTCTGTTCCACTCGCGCTTCGCCAGACTGCTGACGCGCACGCCGGCGCTGCTGTTCAGCCTCGGCATCCCGCCGCAGCAGCGCGAACTGCTCGGCGGCGACCAGCCGCTCAACGAGGTGCTGCATCAGCGCCTGCTGCGGCTGATCAACGTCTATCCGAACGAGACCAATTACTTCGCCTGGCAGGCGCTGAGCCGGAGCTATCCAGGGCCAGGCGATACCTGCCTGCCGCTGTATCTGCAGCGCAGCCGCTACGCGCAGATGCGCTCGGGCGCCGGCCTGATCATTCCGGTCCACGAAAACCTGCGGGTGTTCCTGGAAAATCTGCCGGCCCGGCAGATCGACGCCGTCGTGCTGCTCGACTCGCAGGACTGGATGGCGCCGGACGAGATCCGCGCGCTGTGGGACGCGATCGACCGCTCCGGCAAGGATTCGGTGCGAGTGATCTTCCGCACCGCGGGCGCCGAATCGCCGCTGGAGACCGACGCGCTCGCGCCGCTGCGACAGGTCTGGCAGCGCGACGCCGAGCGCAGCGCGATCGGCTTCGACCGCGACCGCTCGGGGATCTATGGCGGCTTCCACTGCTACGCGCGAGCAAACGCGGGCTGA
- the fdhD gene encoding formate dehydrogenase accessory sulfurtransferase FdhD gives MRPTVHTGATRTWRGGRMQDGARTIPEETPVAISYNGGTHAVMMATPADLEDFAIGFSLSEGVIAAPSQIDSFEIVELDDGVELRMWIGGAEGERLQQRRRHIAGPTGCGLCGVDSITEALRPAAIVRAGGRFTPQQIIAAIEAMPPLQTLNIETRAVHAAAFWTPARGIVALREDVGRHNALDKLAGALARQRIATGNGIVLLTSRVSVEMVQKTAALGAPLLVAVSAPTALAVRMAEAAGITLAAIARADGFEVFTHPGRIGGRTSEGAADVA, from the coding sequence ATGCGCCCGACCGTCCACACCGGCGCTACCCGGACCTGGCGGGGCGGCCGGATGCAGGACGGCGCCCGCACGATTCCCGAGGAGACGCCGGTCGCGATCAGCTACAATGGCGGCACCCACGCGGTGATGATGGCGACGCCGGCCGATCTCGAAGATTTCGCGATCGGCTTCAGCCTCAGCGAAGGCGTGATCGCGGCGCCGTCGCAGATCGACAGCTTCGAGATCGTCGAACTGGACGACGGCGTCGAATTGCGGATGTGGATCGGCGGCGCCGAGGGCGAGCGGCTGCAGCAGCGCCGCCGCCATATCGCAGGCCCCACCGGCTGCGGCCTGTGCGGCGTCGATTCGATCACCGAGGCGCTGCGCCCGGCGGCGATCGTGCGCGCCGGCGGCCGGTTCACGCCGCAGCAGATCATCGCCGCGATCGAGGCGATGCCGCCGCTGCAGACACTCAACATCGAGACCCGCGCCGTGCACGCCGCGGCGTTCTGGACGCCGGCGCGCGGCATCGTCGCCTTGCGCGAGGACGTCGGCCGCCACAACGCGCTCGACAAGCTCGCCGGCGCGCTGGCGCGGCAGCGGATCGCCACCGGCAACGGCATCGTGCTGCTGACCAGCCGCGTCTCGGTGGAGATGGTGCAGAAGACCGCCGCGCTCGGCGCGCCGCTGCTGGTCGCCGTCTCCGCACCGACCGCGCTGGCGGTGCGGATGGCGGAGGCCGCCGGCATCACGCTGGCCGCGATCGCGCGCGCCGACGGCTTCGAAGTGTTCACCCATCCCGGCCGCATCGGCGGCCGGACCAGCGAGGGAGCCGCCGATGTCGCCTGA
- a CDS encoding LysR family transcriptional regulator has translation MIDKLELLLALAKERHFGRAAEACGVTQPTMSTSIKQLEEILGVMLVQRGSRFLGFTPEGERTLDWARRIVADTRAMKQEINTLKGSLSGELRIAAIPTVLGMVASLTTPFRARYPDVRFSIQSCTSSEVLGLLENLEADAGLTYIENEPVGKVRTIPLYQESYRLITSPDGMFGDRDQVTWKEVGQVPLCLLTPNMQNRRIIDRALREAGTEALPTLTSNSIIVLYTHVKTGRWASVMPAKLAETLGLGDGVRTIPIVDPLVSYSIGLVVPPREPYTPLVAALMQTAREVAPSLQN, from the coding sequence TTGATCGACAAGCTCGAGTTGCTGCTTGCGCTCGCCAAGGAACGCCATTTCGGACGGGCGGCGGAAGCCTGCGGCGTGACGCAGCCGACGATGTCGACCAGCATCAAGCAGCTCGAGGAGATCCTCGGCGTGATGCTGGTGCAGCGCGGTTCCCGTTTTCTCGGCTTCACGCCGGAAGGCGAGCGGACGCTGGACTGGGCGCGGAGGATCGTCGCTGATACCCGGGCGATGAAGCAGGAAATCAACACGCTGAAGGGCAGCCTCAGCGGAGAACTCCGGATCGCCGCGATCCCGACCGTGCTCGGCATGGTGGCGTCGCTGACCACGCCGTTCCGCGCGCGCTATCCGGATGTGCGCTTCAGCATTCAGTCCTGCACCTCCTCGGAAGTGCTCGGCCTGCTGGAAAATCTCGAGGCGGATGCGGGCCTCACCTACATCGAGAACGAACCCGTCGGCAAAGTTCGCACGATTCCGCTGTATCAGGAGAGCTACCGGCTGATCACCTCGCCCGACGGCATGTTCGGCGATCGTGATCAGGTGACGTGGAAGGAAGTCGGGCAGGTCCCGCTGTGTCTGCTGACGCCGAACATGCAGAACCGCCGCATCATCGACCGCGCGCTGCGCGAAGCCGGCACCGAGGCGCTTCCGACCCTGACGTCGAATTCGATCATCGTGCTCTACACCCACGTCAAGACCGGGCGCTGGGCCAGCGTGATGCCGGCGAAGCTCGCCGAAACGCTCGGCCTCGGCGACGGCGTGCGCACCATTCCGATCGTCGATCCGCTGGTGTCCTACAGCATCGGCCTGGTGGTGCCGCCACGCGAGCCCTACACGCCGCTGGTCGCCGCCCTGATGCAAACCGCGCGCGAGGTCGCGCCGTCGCTGCAGAACTGA
- a CDS encoding HoxN/HupN/NixA family nickel/cobalt transporter gives MSETIARESSPSTTAASNTAVSRSAASPPPDGFRVRLVAVLGGLVIANIAAWAWALTAFAGQPVLIGTAVLAYSLGLRHALDADHIAAIDNVTRKLMQEGKRPVAVGFFFALGHSTVVLVASLAIALAANSLTERFSGYREIGGVIGTSASALFLFAIAIANLVVLSGVYRAFKKVRAGEAVHDDDIDALLQQRGWLARLFRPLFRFVSKSWHLYPIGLLFALGFETASEISLFGLAANASGSISHWSILIFPALFAAGMTLVDTLDGVLMLGAYGWAYRNPVRKLYYNMTITSVSVLVAIVIGGIETLGLLGGRLHLEGAFWEWISELNENLGALGYGIVGLFVASWIVSTIIYRANGYHRLDERAPVVQK, from the coding sequence ATGTCCGAGACCATTGCCCGCGAAAGTTCTCCTTCCACCACCGCTGCTTCCAACACCGCTGTGTCCAGGAGCGCGGCGTCCCCGCCGCCCGATGGATTCCGCGTCCGGCTGGTCGCCGTGCTCGGCGGGCTGGTGATCGCCAACATCGCCGCCTGGGCCTGGGCGCTGACGGCTTTCGCCGGGCAGCCGGTGCTGATCGGCACCGCGGTCCTCGCCTACAGCCTCGGCCTGCGTCATGCGCTCGACGCCGATCACATCGCGGCGATCGACAACGTCACCCGCAAGCTGATGCAGGAGGGCAAGCGGCCGGTCGCGGTCGGCTTCTTCTTCGCGCTCGGCCATTCCACCGTGGTGCTGGTGGCGTCGCTGGCGATCGCGCTGGCGGCCAATTCGCTGACCGAGCGATTCTCCGGCTATCGCGAGATCGGCGGCGTGATCGGCACCTCGGCCTCCGCGCTGTTCCTGTTCGCCATCGCGATCGCGAATCTGGTGGTGTTGAGCGGGGTCTATCGCGCCTTCAAGAAGGTTCGCGCCGGCGAGGCGGTGCACGACGACGACATCGACGCGCTGCTGCAGCAGCGCGGCTGGCTGGCGCGGCTGTTCCGGCCGCTGTTCCGCTTCGTCTCCAAGAGCTGGCACCTGTATCCGATCGGGCTGTTGTTCGCGCTCGGCTTCGAGACCGCGAGCGAGATCAGCCTGTTCGGCCTCGCCGCCAACGCCTCGGGCTCGATCTCGCACTGGTCGATCCTGATCTTCCCGGCGCTGTTCGCCGCCGGCATGACGCTGGTCGATACGCTGGACGGCGTGCTGATGCTCGGCGCTTATGGCTGGGCCTATCGCAATCCGGTGCGCAAGCTGTACTACAACATGACCATCACCTCGGTCTCGGTGCTGGTCGCGATCGTGATCGGCGGCATCGAGACGCTCGGGCTGCTGGGCGGACGGCTGCATCTCGAAGGCGCGTTCTGGGAGTGGATCTCCGAGCTCAACGAGAATCTCGGCGCGCTCGGCTACGGCATCGTCGGCCTGTTCGTCGCGAGCTGGATCGTCTCGACCATCATCTACCGCGCCAACGGCTATCACCGGCTCGACGAGCGCGCGCCTGTCGTGCAGAAATGA
- the fdhF gene encoding formate dehydrogenase subunit alpha, translated as MALVQEIDYGTPRSPSTTMVTLTIDGRSVSVPEGTSIMRAAMEIGTAIPKLCATDMVDAFGSCRLCLVEIDGRSGTPASCTTPAADGLVVHTQTERLKQIRKGVMELYISDHPLDCLTCSANGDCELQDMAGAVGLRDVRYGYSGEKHPNPGLDESNPYFTYDPSKCIVCSRCVRACEEVQGTFALTIAGRGFGSVVSPGMQESFLGSECVSCGACVQACPTATLNEKSVIEIGTPERSVVTTCAYCGVGCTFKAEMRGEEVVRMVPYKDGKANRGHSCVKGRFAWGYTNHKERILNPMIRAKISDPWREVSWDEAFTYAASELKRIQAKYGRDSIGGITSSRCTNEETFLVQKLIRAGFGNNNVDTCARVCHSPTGYGLSTAFGTSAGTQDFDSVEHTDVVMLIGANPTDGHPVFASRLKKRLRAGAKLIVVDPRRIDLVRSAHIEAAQHLPLKPGTNVAVLTAIAHVIVTEGLTHEAFVRERCDWSEYEHWAAFVSDERNSPEATAAFTGVAPQALREAARLFATGGNGAIYYGLGVTEHSQGSTTVMAIANLAMATGNLGRPGVGVNPLRGQNNVQGACDMGSFPHELPGYRHISTDAVRESFEALWGVTLNNEPGLRIPNMLDAAVDGSFKALYVQGEDILQSDPNTKHVAAGLAAMECVIVHDLFLNETANYAHIFLPGSTFLEKNGTFTNAERRIQRVRKVMTPRNGLEDWEVTQRLANAMGFAMSYDHPSQIMDEIAALTPTFAGVSYDRLEQLGSIQWPCNERAPEGTPVMHIDAFVRGKGKFVITEYVATDERTGPRFPLLLTTGRILSQYNVGAQTRRTANTVWHEEDRLEIHPHDAEQRGVRDGDWVRLASRAGETTLRALITDRVAPGVVYTTFHHPDTQANVVTTEYSDWATNCPEYKVTAVQVAPSNGPSEWQRAYEEQAAAARRIATPAEAAE; from the coding sequence ATGGCTCTGGTTCAGGAAATCGACTACGGCACGCCGCGCTCACCATCGACCACGATGGTGACGCTGACGATCGACGGCCGCAGCGTCTCGGTGCCGGAGGGCACCTCGATCATGCGCGCCGCGATGGAGATCGGAACTGCAATTCCGAAACTCTGCGCCACCGACATGGTCGATGCGTTCGGCTCGTGCCGGCTGTGCCTGGTCGAGATCGACGGCCGCAGCGGCACGCCGGCGTCGTGCACCACGCCGGCCGCCGACGGCCTCGTCGTTCACACCCAGACCGAGCGGCTGAAGCAGATCCGCAAGGGCGTGATGGAGCTGTACATCTCCGACCATCCGCTCGACTGCCTGACCTGCTCGGCCAATGGCGATTGCGAACTGCAGGACATGGCCGGCGCGGTCGGCCTGCGCGACGTGCGCTATGGTTATAGCGGCGAGAAGCACCCCAATCCGGGGCTCGATGAGTCCAATCCTTACTTCACCTATGATCCGTCGAAGTGCATCGTCTGCTCGCGCTGCGTCCGCGCCTGTGAAGAAGTGCAAGGCACTTTCGCGCTGACGATCGCCGGCCGCGGCTTCGGCTCGGTGGTGTCGCCCGGCATGCAGGAGAGTTTCCTCGGCTCGGAATGCGTCTCCTGCGGCGCCTGCGTGCAGGCCTGCCCGACCGCGACGCTGAACGAGAAATCGGTGATCGAGATCGGCACGCCGGAGCGTTCGGTGGTGACGACGTGTGCTTACTGTGGCGTCGGCTGCACCTTCAAAGCCGAGATGCGCGGCGAGGAAGTCGTCCGCATGGTGCCCTACAAGGACGGCAAGGCCAATCGCGGCCATTCCTGCGTCAAGGGCCGCTTCGCCTGGGGCTACACCAACCACAAGGAACGCATCCTGAACCCGATGATCCGGGCGAAGATCAGCGATCCGTGGCGCGAGGTCAGCTGGGACGAGGCGTTTACTTACGCGGCGTCGGAGCTGAAGCGCATCCAGGCAAAATACGGCCGCGACTCGATCGGCGGCATCACCTCGTCGCGCTGCACCAATGAAGAAACCTTCCTGGTGCAGAAGCTGATCCGCGCCGGCTTCGGCAACAACAATGTCGACACCTGCGCCCGCGTCTGCCACTCGCCGACCGGCTACGGCCTCTCCACCGCGTTCGGCACCTCGGCCGGCACGCAGGATTTCGACTCGGTCGAGCACACCGACGTGGTGATGCTGATCGGCGCCAATCCGACCGACGGCCACCCCGTATTCGCCTCGCGGCTGAAGAAGCGGCTGCGTGCCGGCGCCAAGCTGATCGTGGTCGATCCGCGACGGATCGATCTGGTGCGTTCGGCGCATATCGAGGCCGCGCAGCATCTGCCGCTCAAGCCTGGCACCAACGTCGCCGTGCTCACCGCGATCGCGCACGTGATCGTCACAGAGGGACTCACCCACGAGGCCTTCGTGCGCGAGCGCTGCGACTGGAGCGAATACGAGCACTGGGCGGCGTTCGTGTCCGATGAGCGCAACAGCCCGGAAGCCACCGCGGCCTTCACCGGCGTCGCTCCGCAGGCGCTGCGCGAAGCCGCAAGGTTGTTCGCCACCGGCGGCAACGGCGCGATCTATTACGGCCTCGGCGTCACCGAGCACAGCCAGGGTTCGACCACGGTGATGGCGATCGCCAACCTCGCAATGGCCACCGGCAATCTCGGCCGCCCCGGCGTCGGCGTGAATCCGCTGCGCGGCCAGAACAACGTGCAGGGCGCCTGCGACATGGGCTCGTTCCCGCACGAACTGCCGGGCTATCGCCACATCTCGACCGACGCGGTGCGCGAAAGCTTCGAGGCGCTGTGGGGCGTGACGCTCAACAACGAACCGGGGCTGCGCATCCCCAACATGCTCGACGCCGCGGTCGACGGCTCGTTCAAGGCGCTCTACGTACAGGGCGAGGACATCCTGCAGTCCGACCCGAACACCAAACACGTCGCCGCCGGCCTCGCCGCGATGGAATGCGTCATCGTGCACGATCTGTTTCTCAACGAGACCGCCAACTACGCACATATCTTCCTGCCGGGCTCGACCTTCCTGGAGAAGAACGGCACCTTCACCAATGCCGAGCGCCGTATCCAGCGGGTGCGCAAGGTGATGACGCCGCGCAATGGGCTGGAGGATTGGGAAGTCACGCAGCGGCTCGCCAATGCGATGGGCTTCGCCATGAGCTACGATCACCCGTCGCAGATCATGGACGAGATCGCCGCCCTGACGCCGACCTTCGCTGGCGTCTCCTATGATCGGCTGGAACAGCTCGGCTCGATCCAATGGCCGTGCAACGAACGCGCGCCGGAAGGCACGCCGGTGATGCATATCGACGCCTTCGTCCGCGGCAAGGGCAAGTTCGTCATCACCGAATATGTCGCCACCGACGAGCGCACCGGACCGCGCTTCCCCTTGCTGCTGACCACCGGCCGCATCCTGTCGCAGTACAATGTCGGCGCGCAGACGCGGCGCACCGCCAACACGGTGTGGCATGAGGAAGACCGACTCGAAATCCATCCGCACGACGCCGAGCAGCGCGGCGTGCGCGACGGCGACTGGGTGCGGCTCGCCAGCCGCGCCGGCGAGACCACGCTGCGCGCGCTGATCACCGATCGGGTCGCGCCGGGTGTCGTCTACACCACGTTCCACCACCCCGACACCCAGGCCAACGTGGTCACGACAGAGTATTCCGACTGGGCCACCAACTGCCCGGAATACAAAGTGACGGCGGTGCAGGTGGCGCCGTCGAACGGTCCGTCGGAATGGCAGCGCGCCTATGAGGAGCAGGCGGCCGCGGCGCGGCGGATCGCGACGCCTGCGGAGGCCGCGGAGTGA